CATGACCGCACCGATCAGAATGAACAACGTGTTGGAACTATGAACGAGCGTATCCACAGCGCTTTGCAGATTTTCCATGAAGAGGCAGACCCAAGGCTGAAAAAGGCACCAAAGCGGTTCATGCAGACATTTCATGCACCAAGTTGCGACCGCGCAGTCACAAGCCCGAGGGGCCGGCGAACCGCTTTGGCGCACGAGGTCGATGTCCTGAGCTGAACCCGTGTCATCCGGGCTATGATTTCCCGGCTTCGCGCCCGGCAACAGCGCACTGCTGCCGGAGGACGCACCACGACACAGCAAAAGATGTACCAGTCATTTGTACTGAACCTTCACGCAAGGCTCATACTCGAAAGTTTCAGAAGCCGCTTCAGACAGCCACTTACGGAGATTCCCAATGGCCAGCACCAAGGCAAAGACTGCTCAAGAAATCCTGATGAACGACTTCCAGACCCTGGTCAGCGATACCGAACGGTTGCTGGAACACACCGCCACGCTGGCCGGTGATCAGGCTGATGAATTGCGCGAACAGATCCACGAAAGTCTGCTGCGCGCGCGGGAAACCCTGAAGCTGACCGAAGACACTCTGCGCGAGCGCGGCCAGGCTGCGGTCACCGCCACCGAAGATTATGTGTCGGCCAACCCGTGGCAATCGGTGGGTATCGCCGCCGGCGTGGGCTTTTTGATCGGCCTGCTGGCCACGCGGCGCTGATCATGTCGATCGGTGAATCCGGCCCGACTGCGGGCACTGCCTCTTCCACACGGCGCCTGGGTGCAGCCGTCCTCGGTCTTTTGCACAGTCACGTCGAGTTGTTCGGCATCGAGCTGCAGGAGCAGAAAGCACGCACTGTCAGCCTGTTGCTGTTCGCAGGCCTCGCGCTGGTGTTTGCACTGCTGTTGCTGGTCGGCCTGTCGACCCTCGTCCTGATCGTGTTCTGGGACACGTATCGGCTCGCCGCCATCATCGGCCTGTGCGTGTTTTACACCCTGGCCGCGATCTTCTGCGGGCTGCGCCTGAAGGCTGCGATCTTCGATGAATCCTCACCCTTCCACGGCACACTGGAAGAACTGGCCAACGACCGGGAGCGCCTGCTGCCATGAGCCTGCCTGAACTTCCGCACAACAGCTCGCGCCAGGAAATGCGCAAGGCCCTGATCCGCCTGCGCATGGAAATGCATCGTCAGGAAATCCGCCACGAAACCGGCCAGGTGCTGCAGCCCTTGCAACGCATGCGCGGCATGTCGCAGAACCTGCAGGACGGTTTCGGCATCAAGCACGCGCCGTTGTGGGGCGTGGCCGCCGTGACACTGCTGGGGTTCCTGACCGGCAAAGGTGCGAAAAGCGGTGGCATCGGCGGCCTGAGCCGGTTAATCCGCCTCGGCACCAGCCTCGCGCCGCTGATCAAACTGGTCATGCAGAACTCGGGCAAACGCTGAGTTCCACATCTGGCTGCATTCTTGCACTGCTGGCGGGATTGAATCTCTTCACCCGGAGATTCAATCCCGCTCGCCTATCCGGCCGGCAGGATCCCACCAGAACAACAATGACCAAGGAGGCCCCGTGATCGACGGGCAACCGCTCGCCTGCTTTCAGCCTTTCATCGATACCGCCACCGGACGCATTGCAGGCGTCGAAGCGCTGGGGCGTCTGCGTCAAACGCAGGGGCAACTGACATCGGTCGGGCCGCTGTTCGCCGACCCACGAACGCCCGCTACCGCCCTGCGCCGCCTCGACCGGCAGGTTCGTGACAATGCGCTGAGCCGATTTCACGAAGCACCGCCAGACTGGTTTCTCAGCCTGAACATGTCACCGCGCTGGATCAGCCGTCTGCGCGCCGACCAGGCGCTTCCCAGCCTGAAACAACTCGCCCGGCATGGCGTCGACCCGCGGCGGATTGTCTTCGAGATCACTGAACTGGGCGGCAACAGTCAGCGTTTGTCTGAAGTCGTCGCGCGCTATCGCGATGCCGGCGCGCGGATCGCCATCGACGATTTCGGCGCCGGCTATTCACAACTGGATCGCGTGCTGGCCTTGCAACCGGACATCCTCAAGCTCGACATGCGCCTGTTTCAGGCCGCCGCGCTCGGCGGCCCCAGCAGCGATGTGGTCAAGGCACTGGCGCAGATGGCCGAAAGGACCGGTTGCTGGATTATCGCCGAAGGCGTGGAGACCGAAGCCCAGCTGAATTTTGCACTGGAATGTGGCTCACGCTACGTACAGGGTTTTCTGTTCGCCCGGGCGCAGGAGGCTTTCTTTGCAACGGATGCTTTCGTCCAGCACTTCGCTGAACTGCGCCAGGCCTATGTGAAGCAGAAACTCGCCGAGCGCGGCAAATTGATGTCCATGCGCCGACAGCTCGGCGAGTTGATGACGATTCTGCAAAACTGGGCTCAAACCCGCGCGCCGCTCAGCGCGTTGCCGCAACTGGATGCCTTTCCGTGGTTGCTGCGGTTTTACCAGTGCGACCGTCAGGGCACGCAACTGACGCCGAACCTGGAATGGCGGCAAAGCGGCTGGGTCGCCGACAACCGCTACCTGGGCCATAACTGGTCGTGGCGTCCCTACTTCTACCACCTGCTGGCCGAAGGCTGGGAAGAACGCCGGCTGACGCTTTCCAACACCTACCGCGATGCCACCAGCAACCAGTACTGCCTGACCGCCGGGCAGTTTTTCGACAATGGCGAACGCCTGCTGTTGATCGACATTGATGCCGCCGGGCTGTAGTTGCGCTTGCAGACATTCGCTCGAACCGGGAAGCTAGGGCACCAGTCACCCGACGGAGAGAATCAGCCTTGGATTGGCAAACCCTGCTCAACCGCGAACGTCTCGGCAAGCCGCTGCACAGCCCGCAGGAACTCGGCCGCAGCCCGTTTCACAAAGACCATGACCGCATCATTTTCTCTGGCGCCTTCCGCCGCCTGGGCCGCAAGACCCAGGTGCATCCCGTGTCGAGCAACGACCATATCCACACGCGCCTGACCCATTCGCTGGAAGTCAGTTGCGTCGGCCGGTCGCTGGGCATGCGAGTGGGCGAAACCCTGCGTCGCGCCCTGCCCGAGTGGTGCGAACCGAGCGATCTGGGCATGGTCGTGCAGTCCGCCTGCCTGGCCCATGACATCGGCAACCCGCCCTTCGGCCATTCCGGCGAAGACGCCATCCGCCATTGGTTTCAGCAGGCCGCCGGGCGCGGCTGGCTGGATGCGATGAGCGATGCCGAGCGCGGGGACTTCCTGAACTTCGAGGGCAATGCCCAGGGTTTCCGGGTACTCACACAACTGGAATATCACCAGTTCGACGGTGGCACCCGGTTGACCTACGCGACCCTCGGCACCTACCTCAAGTACCCGTGGACCGCGCGCCACGCCGACTCTCTGGGTTACAAGAAACACAAGTTCGGTTGCTATCAGAGCGAGTTGCCATTGCTGGAGCAGATCGCCCACAAACTCGGCCTGCCGCAACTCGAAGAACAGCGCTGGGCGCGTCATCCGCTGGTTTACCTGATGGAGGCTGCGGATGACATCTGCTACGCGCTGATCGATCTGGAAGATGGCCTGGAGATGGATCTGCTGGACTACGCCGAGGTCGAGTCGCTGCTGCTGGGTCTGGTCGGCGACGATCTGCCGGAAACCTACCGACAGTTGGGCCCTCAGGATTCACGCCGACGCAAACTGGCAATCCTGCGGGGCAAGGCCATCGAACACCTGACCAACGCCGCCGCCCGGGCCTTTGTCGAACAACAGGATGCACTGCTGGCCGGGACGCTGCACGGCGATCTGGTGGAGCACATGCATGGTCCGGCCAAACGTTGCGTGCTGAATGCCAAGGACATCGCCCGCAAGAAAATCTTTCAGGACAAGCGCAAGACCCTGCATGAAATCGGCGCCTACACGACACTGGAGATATTGCTCAACGCGTTCTGCGGTGCGGCCCTCGAACAGCACAACGGGCGTACGCCGTCGTTCAAGAGCCGCAGAATCCTCGACTTGCTGGGCAACAATGCACCGGACCCGCACGGCCCGTTGCACGCATCGTTCCTGCGCATGATCGACTTCATCGCGGGCATGACCGACAGCTATGCCAGCGACATGGCCCTGGAAATGACAGGGCGCTCCAGCCATTGATACTTCGTCGTCAGCCCGGTCAGGCATTGACCGGGCGGGCGACTGATGGATATTCCAATCCTTTCCTTATATCCATGTTCGACGCTCGCGACGTATCGCCAACAAAAAACTGAAACTCATTGATGACTTACAAATATTAAACAAACAGGCTTTTCAGTCACTCCTGCCCCCTCCATCGAACAAGTTCAATCCGCGAAGCCATCCGCTACCTACGTCAAAACTAGTTCACACGTAGTCTCATTCCTCTTTATTTGTAGGACCGATCCTAGATTGCCACCAAGGTCCTGTCGGCTCATGCGACCTCTCTTTCATCTGAGCTAAGGTGCGCCCTTTATTAGTGTTCGCATGGGACTTTGTTATGAACTCCGTTTTTATTGTCGACGATCACCCGGTTATCCGTCTTGCCGTTCGAATGCTATTGGAACATGAAGGTTACAAGGTCGTCGGTGAAACCGATAACGGGGTCGATGCCATGCAAATGGTTCGCGAATGTGCGCCCGACCTGATCATTCTCGACATCAGTATTCCAAAGCTGGACGGCCTGGAAGTCCTTGCCCGTTTCAACGCCATGAGTTCCCCATTCAAGACACTGGTCCTGACCGCACAATGCCCGACGCTGTTCGGCATTCGCTGCATGCAGTCCGGCGCATCGGGTTATGTCTGCAAACAGGAAGACCTCAGCGAACTGGTCAGTGCCATCAAGGCAGTCCTTTCCGGATACAACTATTTCCCCAGCCAGGCCCTGAACCCTGTTCGCAATGACGATGTGCGCTATGCAGAACTGGAACTTTTCAAATCGGTCAATGACCGGGAATTGATGGTATTGCAACTATTCGCCCAAGGCCGCACAAACAAGGAAATCGCCAAAGGCATGTTCCTCAGCAACAAGACCGTCAGTACTTATAAAAAACGTCTGATGCAGAAACTCAAAGCCAAATCCCTTGTAGAACTTATTGAAATGGCCAAACGCAACGCACTCGTGTGAGAGACGACATGCCCAGTCCCTTGAAAAACTGCCTGATTGTATTGAGTGCATGTCTCGGTTTAAGTGCTCATGTAACAGCCTCCACCGTCATCTCGCAAGACCTGGCACTGCTCAGTCGTTCGACCGACAAGCCACTTCCAGTCCTGCTTGAACATGCGCAACGGGACTGGTTGCACAATCGCAATGAGCTGGTTCTGGGCACATCGGCTCCCGACTATCCGCCATTTGACATGACGGCCAGCGGCCGTGATTACGAAGGGTTCACGGCCGATTACGCCGGACTGATCGGTCAGGCAACCCGCCTGCCGGTCAGGGTCAAGCGCTTTGCCACACGAGACGCCGCGATCCGGGCTTTGCTCGACGGCAGCATCGACATGCTTGGCACGTCCAATGGTCTGGAGGCGGAAAACGCCAACATCGTACTGTCCAGCCCTTACGCCATCGATCAACCGGTACTGGTCACCCGCACGGGTGAAACCCGGTCTCTGAGCGAAGGTCTGGCCGGATTGCGGCTGAGCATGCTGTATCACTATCTGCCGCTGGACGAAGTCAAGGCGCTGTATCCCAAAGCCCTCATCACCTCCTATCCGTCTTACCAGAATGCAATCAACGCCGTCGCCTTCGATCAGGCGGACGTGTTTCTGGGCGACACCATTTCCACCCACTACATGATCAGCAAGGGGTATCTGAACAACATCCGCATGGCCAATTTCGGCAAGCACGAAGCCCACGGTTTCAGCTTTGCCGTGCGTCGCGACAATCCTCAACTGCTGGGTATCATCGATAACGTGCTCAAGGCTGTCCCGGGCAGCGAGCGAGAAACCATCGCCAAACGCTGGAGTGCCGGCAGCGATACCTTGCTGACCGATCAGAAACTGCAACTGACCCACCGCGAAGAACAGTGGCTGAAGAAACACCCGGTGGTGAGTGTGGTGGTCAACGAGGCGTTTGCTCCCCTGAGCTTCTTTGACACCGATGGCAACTTTCGCGGCATCAGCGCCGACCTGCTGGAACTCATCCGGTTGCGCACCGGCCTGCGCTTCGAAATCCGCCGCAGCCGCAGCGACGCCGAGATGATCAAACAGATCGAGAACCATCAGGCCGACCTGATCGCCGCCCTGCTGCCGACTGCCCAACGCGAGGAAACCCTGAAGTTCAGCCGCCCCTACCTCGAAAACTCCTATGTCCTGCTGACCCGCAAGGCTGCCGACAGTCCGACCCACCTGGGTCAGCTCAAGCGCAAGCGCCTGGCCATCGCCCAGGGCAACCCGATGATCGAGTACCTGCGCAACGAGTTTCCACTCATCCAGTTGATCGAGACTCCGGATACTTTCAGTGCCGTGGCATTGCTCGACGAGGGTCTGGTCGAAGGCGCAGTGAACTCGCTGGTGATCGCCAATTACTTCATCGCTTCGCACATCTTCGAACAGCCCTTGCAGATCACTACCACCATCGGCACCCGCCAGGCAGCCTTTTCCCTGGCAACCGCCAGAGACAACACCGAACTGGGCTCAATTATCGACAAGACCCTGATGAGCATATCGCCCGAAGAACTGGGCATCATCAATGGTCGATGGAGGGGTTATTCAAGCCTTTCGCAAGGCACCTGGCACCAATATCGACGCCTGTTCTATCAGGTGATCGGGGCGGCCGGCCTGCTGTTGCTGCTGTCGATGCTCTGGAATGCCTACATGCGTCGCCAGATCAAGCAGCGCCAGGCCGCCGAACGCGCCTTGAACGATCAGCTGGAGTTCATGCGCTCGCTGGTCAACGGCACGCCTCATCCGATCTATGTGCGCGATCGACAGGGATTGCTGCAAAGCTGCAACGACAGTTACCTCGAAGCCTTCAAGGCCAGACGCGAAGACGTCATCGGCAAGAATGTGATGGAAGGTGTTCTGAACAACGCTTTCGAAGCCAGGGACTTTCAGGCCGACTACCAGCGGGTCGTGAACGAGGGCAGACCGCTGGTGCTCGACCGGCCGTTGCAAATCGGCAACCGGCGCATGACGATCTATCACTGGATCCTGCCGTACCGCGACTCCAGCG
This genomic window from Pseudomonas kribbensis contains:
- a CDS encoding DUF883 family protein — encoded protein: MASTKAKTAQEILMNDFQTLVSDTERLLEHTATLAGDQADELREQIHESLLRARETLKLTEDTLRERGQAAVTATEDYVSANPWQSVGIAAGVGFLIGLLATRR
- a CDS encoding phage holin family protein encodes the protein MSIGESGPTAGTASSTRRLGAAVLGLLHSHVELFGIELQEQKARTVSLLLFAGLALVFALLLLVGLSTLVLIVFWDTYRLAAIIGLCVFYTLAAIFCGLRLKAAIFDESSPFHGTLEELANDRERLLP
- a CDS encoding EAL domain-containing protein encodes the protein MIDGQPLACFQPFIDTATGRIAGVEALGRLRQTQGQLTSVGPLFADPRTPATALRRLDRQVRDNALSRFHEAPPDWFLSLNMSPRWISRLRADQALPSLKQLARHGVDPRRIVFEITELGGNSQRLSEVVARYRDAGARIAIDDFGAGYSQLDRVLALQPDILKLDMRLFQAAALGGPSSDVVKALAQMAERTGCWIIAEGVETEAQLNFALECGSRYVQGFLFARAQEAFFATDAFVQHFAELRQAYVKQKLAERGKLMSMRRQLGELMTILQNWAQTRAPLSALPQLDAFPWLLRFYQCDRQGTQLTPNLEWRQSGWVADNRYLGHNWSWRPYFYHLLAEGWEERRLTLSNTYRDATSNQYCLTAGQFFDNGERLLLIDIDAAGL
- a CDS encoding deoxyguanosinetriphosphate triphosphohydrolase; its protein translation is MDWQTLLNRERLGKPLHSPQELGRSPFHKDHDRIIFSGAFRRLGRKTQVHPVSSNDHIHTRLTHSLEVSCVGRSLGMRVGETLRRALPEWCEPSDLGMVVQSACLAHDIGNPPFGHSGEDAIRHWFQQAAGRGWLDAMSDAERGDFLNFEGNAQGFRVLTQLEYHQFDGGTRLTYATLGTYLKYPWTARHADSLGYKKHKFGCYQSELPLLEQIAHKLGLPQLEEQRWARHPLVYLMEAADDICYALIDLEDGLEMDLLDYAEVESLLLGLVGDDLPETYRQLGPQDSRRRKLAILRGKAIEHLTNAAARAFVEQQDALLAGTLHGDLVEHMHGPAKRCVLNAKDIARKKIFQDKRKTLHEIGAYTTLEILLNAFCGAALEQHNGRTPSFKSRRILDLLGNNAPDPHGPLHASFLRMIDFIAGMTDSYASDMALEMTGRSSH
- a CDS encoding response regulator transcription factor; this encodes MNSVFIVDDHPVIRLAVRMLLEHEGYKVVGETDNGVDAMQMVRECAPDLIILDISIPKLDGLEVLARFNAMSSPFKTLVLTAQCPTLFGIRCMQSGASGYVCKQEDLSELVSAIKAVLSGYNYFPSQALNPVRNDDVRYAELELFKSVNDRELMVLQLFAQGRTNKEIAKGMFLSNKTVSTYKKRLMQKLKAKSLVELIEMAKRNALV
- a CDS encoding transporter substrate-binding domain-containing protein; the protein is MPSPLKNCLIVLSACLGLSAHVTASTVISQDLALLSRSTDKPLPVLLEHAQRDWLHNRNELVLGTSAPDYPPFDMTASGRDYEGFTADYAGLIGQATRLPVRVKRFATRDAAIRALLDGSIDMLGTSNGLEAENANIVLSSPYAIDQPVLVTRTGETRSLSEGLAGLRLSMLYHYLPLDEVKALYPKALITSYPSYQNAINAVAFDQADVFLGDTISTHYMISKGYLNNIRMANFGKHEAHGFSFAVRRDNPQLLGIIDNVLKAVPGSERETIAKRWSAGSDTLLTDQKLQLTHREEQWLKKHPVVSVVVNEAFAPLSFFDTDGNFRGISADLLELIRLRTGLRFEIRRSRSDAEMIKQIENHQADLIAALLPTAQREETLKFSRPYLENSYVLLTRKAADSPTHLGQLKRKRLAIAQGNPMIEYLRNEFPLIQLIETPDTFSAVALLDEGLVEGAVNSLVIANYFIASHIFEQPLQITTTIGTRQAAFSLATARDNTELGSIIDKTLMSISPEELGIINGRWRGYSSLSQGTWHQYRRLFYQVIGAAGLLLLLSMLWNAYMRRQIKQRQAAERALNDQLEFMRSLVNGTPHPIYVRDRQGLLQSCNDSYLEAFKARREDVIGKNVMEGVLNNAFEARDFQADYQRVVNEGRPLVLDRPLQIGNRRMTIYHWILPYRDSSGDVQGIIGGWIDISERHELLDELRAAKERADDANRAKSTFLATMSHEIRTPMNAVIGMLELTLKRMDKVHPDRSSIETAYSSAKDLLGLIGDILDIARIESGRLSLSPERVNLIDTIASVVRIFEGLARQKRLALMVNVSPPELNIDVHLDPLRFKQVLSNLISNAIKFTEKGHIRISLELLDSDDPACSQVQLTVQDSGIGITTEDQRRLFEPFTQASHGRNRTISGTGLGLVISRSLCEMMGGQLQLSSQPGIGTQVSVSLPLAIMPAEVKSRKHEPQIQTALTPLNVLVVDDHPANRLLMCQQLEFLGHRFSIAEEGQSALEQWKNGAFDLVIADCNMPVMNGYELTRAIRRHESLTQRPTCTVLGFTANAQPEEVLRCKQAGMNECLFKPLSLSALSQWVDSVRPILDAPVLHAPAFNLQGLYALTGGNPAQTRRLLTELLKSSRNDRQDLRALSPGRDHQALAEMAHRIKGAARIAQASRLINCCEALEQACLQALPVEEIERRCKASNFAILELEKALEQQLTLTDHSRMTGP